ATTTAATCAAAGATGGGGCAAGATGAGGTGGCTGAGGACCAAGGCCAAGAGCCAAGGGGGTCGGGGTAGAAGCTCTGGAAAGACAGCCTGAGgccctccccttttttttttcagtgtgaaACTCCGAGAGGCCTTTCCCCCTCCGTCTCTCAGCTCCCACCTTTCCAGGTCCAGCAGCCACAGTGGAGGCTGATGCAGGGGCTCTCTCACTTTTCATAATCTGAGAAAGTTCCTCTACAACCTCCAGAACCTTCCTGCTGCCCAATCTCTCCTCTCTGACATTAGACTTTCAGACTGGTTTCAGAAAATACAAGGCTTAATCCTTTCTCTGAGAGTCTGGTTATTGCGCAGAGTGTCCTAAAAAGACCTTGACAGAGCCTGAGAcacttcatccattcattcactcattcattcattcactggtAGGGTAGCAGGCCCTCCCCCTGCCTCCTGTGGGCATTTCTATTATCTGAAGAAGGGGAAGATCAACACAGTCACCTCTCAGTGGGGATGGCCGCAGCGCCTCCTTTCCCCACTTCTGCACATTTGCCAGGTACGGAGCCTGAGACCTCTGCCTGCTACAGGGGTCACAAAATCACCTGAATACCTGGGCTGTGGGCGCTGGTGCGGGTGGCTCAGGCCGGGTGCCTGTGAAGTAGTGGCTGCCTCACCATTCCTGTGTGTGGAAGGCACAGGGCAGCCAGTGCCAATGCCTGCACAGGAGGAAATGCCCAGCTCAGGGACTTCTGGGCTCAGGTTCCATCGGGTCCCACCTGCGGTTGCATGCCTGTGGCACAGCTCTCTTGGATGCTCAAAGCAGGTTCCCTGAAAAGGGTGggaaatatttttgcatttaattGCTTTTAAGTAAACCATTTAGGATTTAAGGAAATAACATACAATTGTTTGTCAATAGAATAATAGTGGCTAGGCTTTGTGAATTGTCCTGCAGCCACCTTGTGAGGTAGATTGTTATCTGAGCAGATGTTGACAACTTGCCCACAGCTAATAAGTGAGCAGCTTCTTCCTCAGctctcttccttttctgccaGAGGGGGAGAAATGTCTTGGCTGCCCAGACCACCCAGTGAATGGAGGAGAAGCGGGAGGGGATGCTTCCAGCCCCCTCCCCTGACATCACCCTTCCCTTCTGCAGCCTGGCCCAGTCCCTATGGGCCCTGTTCACCTCCTCTCTGGCCATCTCCCTGGTGTTTGTCGTCATTCCCTTCTGCCGCGATGTGAAGGTGCTGGCCTCAGTTATGGCGCTGGCGGGCTTGGCCATGGGCTGCATCGACACCGTGGCCAACATGCAGCTGGTGAGGATGTACCAGAAGGACTCAGCTGTCTTCCTCCAGGTGAGCCCTGCCAGCAGGCACAGGACTGGGAGCTGGGGAAGGTGTGGGAGCTCCCTAGGCCCCCTCAGTCTCTCTCAGCCTGCTCCCCCAGGGAGCCATTTACCAGCAGGGTTAGTAAGTTCTGGACTCCCATCTCTAAAGCAGAGCAGTGATCCCTGCCCTCACTGCAGGGTGTCCCAGGAGCCTCAGCGCTCAggaaagaaaattctttgtgaacTGGAAAGAGGGTATGACTCAGGGCTtgcctcccctctccttcccctccttccctctctctcctttcttcttccttctccccccAGGATTCAGCCAGTCCTTCCCTTTTTGTGCCTGGGATTCAGCCAGCCTTTCCCTTTTTGTGCCCCCTTCCCTTTAGGGTGTTAGCTGGTGGATGCTACCATGGGGATCAGTCCCAGCTGGGGATTGATAGAGATGGGGAGGGAACTGGGCACTGTCACCCGAGTCATCCCAGGCCGGCAGCGTGGTTGAGAAAGGAGTGTCACTCCTCACCTCTCCTCACCTTTCCTGCTTCCTACCCCCATGGCTCCCTACTCCAGGGCTGGGCAGTAGCCCCCAGATGGGGCAGAGGGTGGAATTGGGGGAGGAGGCTCAGTGTGGGTACTCTGGGCTGGAGGCCAGGCCACTGCTTCCCTGGCCTGAAGACTGAGCCACGTCCCCACCCGCCACCTCTCCTCTGTCCCCAGGTGCTCCATTTCTTCGTGGGCTTTGGCGCTCTGCTGAGCCCCCTTATTGCTGACCCTTTCCTGTCTGAGGCCAACTGCTTGCCTGCCAATAGCACAGCCAACACCACCTCCCGAGGCCACCTGTTCCATGTCTCCAGGGTGCTGGCCCAGCACCACGTAGAGGCCAAGCCTTGGTCCAACCAGACGTTCCCGGGGCTGACTCCAAAGGATGGGGCAGGGACCCGAGTGTCCTATGCCTTCTGGATCATGGCCCTCATCAATGTGAGTGTCCCTGGGGCGGGCCGGGTAGGGAGCTAGTGGACAGTCCACACATCCCAGTCCACCCCACACCCAGTGCAGATTCTTCAGATGCTGAGAGTGTGCTGGGGCTGAGGTGTGCAtcccagaggcaggaggatgggagGACTAATCCTCCCCGGGATCCCCCACACTACTCCACCTGTGATTGCAGTTCTCGACGAAGGTAAAACAATGagcaggctgagtgcagtgaaaATCAGGGTCAACTGTCGAATTATCGGAGGCTCTGTGGGAAACTAGTTTTTTTCTCCAAGGCCAGATAAAGTGGGCCCTGGACAGACCCTGGCAGGAAGTGGCAGGTTTTTCTCTGGGGCCTTTCATCGACGGTGGGATTCTCTTGTACCCTGCTGTCAGGGGCTCCTGTGGAGGCTAGGGGACAGACAAGATGGCCTCTGAAGGGCCCTGCCTGCCAAGGCAGCCTGTGGTGGGAACAGTGAGAGACCACTTCACTCCATGACTGCGTCAGATACCGAGGCCCGCTTTGTACACCCCTGCCAAGTGAGCACTGACTCAGGCCTCTGGCTGGAAACCTCCTCTGGTGCTCTGCAAACCCAAGTTGGGATCTCTCATGTTAACCCATACTGGAGCCAGAGTGTCAGGTGGGGAGACCCTCTACCCACATCCGCCTGGCTTGGGGAGGACTGTCGGGAACACCAGAGAAGCCCTGGCTccggggctgggggtgggaagaCTCCAGTGGCCACTGTCCTGGCTGTGGGGTGGAGGCACCGTGCTGCTTGTCATGGTGGCTTAGAGCCTCTCTTTGCAGTAGGTGGACTTCTCAGCTCTCCTGGGGCAGGTAGGCTGGACTCAGGCACTAGAGCAGTGGCCCAGCTGCTGCTGAGCCTCAGAATATGCCACACACATAGCACTGAAGGGAGCCTTTGAGACCACCATTCCAATGAGCAGCAGGGCGGCGGGGGGTGTCATGCCATCACCAACTCAAAGCCTTGACAAGGGACTGGTAGGGGGCTGAGCCCGGCTGGAAGCCCTGACCCTCAGCATAGACCATCTACTGGCTGCCCCCTCATCACCagtccttttccttcctttccctggtCGGAATCTCCTCTAGGGGCTCTCATAAATGCACCCTCTCCCTCTGCTCCTTCCCTTTCCATCCCATGCCCATCCAGTCCTTCCAGGAGGGACCTGCGAAGGGAAGGAGCAGTGTCAGTAGAACCTCTAGGCTGGGACTCCCAGACCAGGAAGCCGGAAGGTCCGGCTTAAGCCCGAGGTTTGTTCTCTCTTGCCCCACGAGGTGCAGACTGGAGGGACTTTGTTTGCTGCAGGATTTCCGGACTTTTTCTGTTGGTTTGTGTCTGAAAATAAACAGTCCAGCACAGAGGAAGATGGGGCTGTGCATATACTCATGagggtgtgcacacacacacacacacatgcacaccccacCTGTCCTTCTCTGACTTAAGGTGGGGCTGCCTTCCCTGAATGGAATTCTTATAACATCAGGCGTGTTCCTGCCAGCAATGCCAGCCAATCCTCTGTGAAGCCCTTCCCAGCACCCACCTCCCTGGAAAGCCCCACCTGAGTGATCACGCCTCTTGTACAGCTGTTTCCCCTTGGCCTTCACTCAGGCACTCCGCCACTGCAGGCCTCTGTGGGTGGGTTTCCTGTTTCCCCCTCACACTGGAGGGAGGGCTGTGTCTCCCCCATTAGGGCTCAGCAGGGGCTGTTCTCTCCCCACTCAGGCCTGACTGCCAGGGGCCACATCTGACCTTGACGTCTTTCTGAGTGTGCAGAAAGGCTCCCAAGGTCACCATAGGGAGGTGCCAACACAGgggtggtttttgtctttcactcCTGTTAGGTGACTTTGGGAAATACTGGTGAGAGCCAGCCTGCCTCCAGGGGCAGGGAAGGGCTCCCCGAGAACAGCACCAGACAAGGGCTGGCAGTCTGCCGGTCTTCCATCTCTACCCTGCCGGCCTCTCCCATGGGCCGTGCAGACCCCAGTAGCTGGGCGTTCTCACCAGCCTCTAGGACACATCCGCAGCTCCCTGGGCTTCTTCTCtttcctaagcaaaaggaactgGGCTGAAGCTGCAGCAGGAAGGACAGTAGTTAGACTTGAAGTGGTACTTCCTGGCAGCCAGGGTGGTGAGACACAGGCAGGGGCCTCTGAGGGAGGTGGTGGAGGCTTCCCCAGGCAACTTCAGAAGCAGGAGCCATTTCCCACTGCTCTGAAGGAGTTCTGATTTAGCACAAATAGCAGCAGACGAACATTGGGCTTATGTGTATGGGCTGCTCGTAAACATGCATTTTTCAATCAAAAGGAGACCACGTTTTTGTTTTCAAGCCCCTGAGGAGAGCCTCTGTGCCCTGCTAGGATACACATCACCAAGGCGGCTCCTCAGGTGGAGACAGCGCTGGAAGAATCAGGatgccaggctctgttctggCTTTGCCCTGAGTCCACTGTGTGACCAGGGCAGTCTCTCAGTCTCTAGTTTATCCCTCGGATCTCTTCCAGTTCTAACAGGTTATGACGAAGTGATAACATCCCCCAGCATATTTTGTGGAGATGTGATGCCCAAAAGCAAAGCTGCTTTGTAAAGCATCATGTGACCCACCAGCATGAAGGAGAGTGAGGTGTGATGCTCCGGCAGGCTCACCCCCAGCACCTCTCCTGGGCCGGCAGAGAGTTTGAGTCTAAGCTTTGCATGTGACAAATACCTGTCTTTTCAGGGCAGTGAGTATGTTGATCAGGCAGGAATTACACCAAGCTTCCCCACTCCTACCTTGGTCAAGGCACCTGGCTTCTTAGGTAGGGATGGCTCAGCTCTTAGCTGGGCACCCTTGGAAAAGAGCTGTCTTGTCCCAGGACTATGCACATGCAGTGTGTGCAGAGGTCAGGCGTGGGAAGGGGGAGCCTTCTCCTGACCCTCTGCCTGCTCCCCAGCTTCCAGTGCCCATGGCTGTGCTGATGCTGCTGTCCAAGGAGCGGCTGCTGACCTGCTGCCCCCAGAGGAGGCCCCTGCTTCTGTCTGCTGATGAGCTTGCCTTGGAGACACAGCCTCCTGAGAAGGAAGATGCCTCCTCACTGCCCCCAAAGTTTCAGTCACACCCAGGTAGGGGCTAAGATGAATTTGCATCCTCACAGCCTCATGTTGAGGCTTCCTTGGTAACCCCTCTCCCAGAGAGAAGGAATCTAGAtcacaggtgattttttttttttttttttttgagacagagtttcactctcgtcacccaggctggagtatagtggtgtgatcttggctcactgcaacctccgcctcccaggttcaagcgattctcctgcctcagcctcccaaatagcaggGATTACGGtcgcacatcaccacacctggctaatttttgtatttttaaagtagagacggagtttcacctcgttggccaggctggtctcaaactcctgacctcaggtgatccatctgcctcagcctcccaaagtgctgggattacaggtgtgagccaccatgcctggccacaggtgatagtctttttttttttttttttttttttttttatggtgcaACCTGGCCAAGAGAATGAGGAAGGCAAACTTCTGGCTCCACCCTCCATTCTGCTCAGCTTTGCCTTTTGTTATGTTGGGCAAGTCacctgacctctctgagccttgcttCCACCCAGACTGGGAGATGGACAGGGGTTGTCCCTAACAGAAAGGTGGTGAAAGTGGAGGTAGTAAGTGGGCCCCATCCTGTAGGGCTCTTCTGACTGCCAGCCATGGCCCTGGGACGTGCAGAGGGAGGGAGCAGAAGCTGAGACTCACCCCTGTTTTTCCTGTGCCTCCTGCAGGGCATGAGGACCTGTTCAGCTGCTGCCAAAGGAAGAACCTCAGAGGAGCCCCTTATTCCTTCTTTGCCATCCACATCACGGCCGCCCTGGTCCTGTTCATGACGGATGGGTTGACGGTGAGCCTGCCTCAGAGGGCGCCCCCTATTGGGGGACCCTTCACCCCAAGACTCCAGTCTGggaaaggcaagagaaagagaggagcaTGAAGGTTTCCTGGAGACCTCTCCTGGAGTACAGTTGATTCAAAAATTTAATCTAAAGCCctagggagactgtctccagaaTCAGTCACAGCGCGTTGGTACTATAGGCTTCTGTCTTGGccaattgttttttatttttgttttatttttgttagtgcTATAGGTAGGGGCCTAACTGGTTTGTTGTCAAGGACAGGCTacctgcattttttaaaagggtgGTGCCCTATTCCCCAATTAGAGGTCATGCTATATAAACGCTAGGGCACTTTGCTTCCTGGAATACATTACAAACCTGGGTGTCTTGAGCCATTGTTGTAAACAAGCTTCAGGTGGAATTTAGGCTCAGCTGTTCATTCCACTAGTGACCTCTGTTACGTTAGTCAGCACCTTTTTCCAGAAACTTCTTAGGATTATATTAGGGCAGTCGTAAATGGCTGACCAACTGATTGCCATATGATGGCCTCTCCAGAGAAAAAAGCCCTAAGAACTTAGATGACCTGATGGAAAGTATTCGTGCCAGTACTGGTTGGCGTCTAGCACttggtgtgaccttgggcaagtcacttctgtctactttctcatctgtaaaaccagATGCTTgcacacacctttttttttttttttttaaattggtgttCTACTCTGGTTGAAGTGGGGAGCAGTGCCTGTCTGCCCAGGCCCTGCAGGCACTCCCATGGAGATCCAGAGCCACCTCTCTGGAACCCCTAGGTCTCCGCGGTGCAGTCTGTAAGCTAAGGCACCCCGGGTTCTGTCCTCAACTTTGGCAAAGTGTGCTCTGTGGCCTTAGCTTAAAGCCCAGCACTGGCTGAGCCTCTGGGAGCGGGAACAGGCAGTCCTCCCTCTGCCCTCACCACACGTGCCCAGCCTGGGCTCCCTTTGTGAGGGTCGTCGTCTGGCTGGGCTGCAGGTGTGCTCAGCGGCACCCGGTCTCTCCACAGGGTGCCTATTCTGCCTTCGTGTACAGCTATGCTGTGGAGAAGCCCCTGTCTGTGGGACACAAGGTGGCCGGCTACCTCCCCAGCCTCTTCTGGGGCTTCATCACACTGGGCCGGCTCCTCTCCATTCCCATCTCCTCAAGAATGAAGCCAGCCACCATGGTTTTCATCAACGTGGTAAGCAGCTGAATAGCCTCCTCTCACTTCCCCTCCTGGCCCTACCCGAGGCCTGCACTCTGCCAGCAGGATGGGAACTCAGGAGTAGAGGGAAGACAGGAGAGAGAGGATGACGAGGAAGGGGtgggagcctgggaggtggagcctacCTGTGTGACCACGAAAAGTCTCTTCCCCTCTCTAGGCCTGTGATCTTATACcattaaaacataaaaggaaaggtCTGTAGGAGGTGCTGGCTGCAGTGTGTGGAGCCCCTCCCAGCCGACAACCGGCCACGAGGATGAGGAAAGCCAGTGCTGGCCCTGGTCCTCCTGGGTTTACCTTGGTGCCCAGCTGCTTAGAGACCTCCAGTCAGTGGAAAGCTATGGAGGCCAGGGATCCTGCAGCCTTTGGAGTCACCACCTtgggctggggcctggggatTTGCATTCTGTAGCTCTCctaggggattttttttttttttttttttgagatagggtctcactctgtcacccagactagagctcagtggtgtaatctcagctcactgcaacctctgtctcccaggttcaagtgattctcctgcctcagcctcccaagtagctgggattacaggagcctaccaccatgcctggctaatttttgtatttttagtggtgatggggtttcaccatgttggccagactggtcttgaactcctgacctctccaatgatccacccgccttggcctcccaaagtgctgggattacaggagtaagccactctACCCAGCCCTAGGTGATTCTTAAGTAGGCAGAAGGGCATGGAGGATGGCCTTCAAGGAACCGATctgcctgggaggcaggaggtctGGGCCTGAGCAGTGGGTTAAGACTCTTGCCTTGGTGTCCATACACATCACCATCCATGACACAGGGGTCCACATTTCAGACTCCTGCCAAATCGTCTAGTCCAACCTCCCATCAGGCTGAGCCACCTCTATAACATCCCTTCCAAAGGGTCCGCTGTCTGCTTAAACACCTCTAGTAACTGCAACTCACTACCTTTCCAAGTAGCCCAATGAGGGTACTAAGCCCAGGAAAGAAAGCATTTCCTTTGTTGAATTTCTAGCAGATAAGGGGTTTGGACATAATGTTGCAGTTTCAGAGACAAAGATCATGATCCCTGAGAAAGGCCTTTGGATTTGACCTTGTGCCAGTTGACCCTCAAGAGAGAAATTTCAGTTCAATGTAGATGGGAGGTGGGTGGGTAAACCcaaactcaggaggttgagggtgaGAGGGAGATGAGCAGTGgaggaatttgcatttctctttgtcAATATTTTTGAGTTGAAGGGAGTTGTGTTCTGCAGGACTCGGGGTGACATGGGCCTGTTTATAGTAGAGGATACAGGGAGGACACCTATTAGGAAGAGGGGTCTGTGAAAATACCATTGTGGGAGAGTAACTGAATGAGGAAGGCCctgagagaggggaggtgggaTGGAGAGTGGGAGTGGAGGAAGCGCTAAGCTCAGCAAGGAGGAAGGCCCCTGTCCATGGAGCGGGGGCAAAATGATGTCAAAGGGGAAAGGTTCCAGAAGAAGAAGGGCACAGACATGGTGACCAGCCCTGGCTTCCTTGTCTGGGTCAGACACAAGGCCAATTGCTAAGACAGAGGAGAGTGGGTGGAAATCTGAGTTTGGGAAAATAAAGGTCTGA
This DNA window, taken from Macaca mulatta isolate MMU2019108-1 chromosome 1, T2T-MMU8v2.0, whole genome shotgun sequence, encodes the following:
- the MFSD4A gene encoding major facilitator superfamily domain-containing protein 4A isoform X1, whose product is MGCDGRVSGLLRRNLQPTLTYWSVFFSFGLCIAFLGPTLLDLRCQTHSSLPQISWVFFSQQLCLLLGSALGGVFKRTLAQSLWALFTSSLAISLVFVVIPFCRDVKVLASVMALAGLAMGCIDTVANMQLVRMYQKDSAVFLQVLHFFVGFGALLSPLIADPFLSEANCLPANSTANTTSRGHLFHVSRVLAQHHVEAKPWSNQTFPGLTPKDGAGTRVSYAFWIMALINVSVPGAGRPSPDPLPAPQLPVPMAVLMLLSKERLLTCCPQRRPLLLSADELALETQPPEKEDASSLPPKFQSHPGHEDLFSCCQRKNLRGAPYSFFAIHITAALVLFMTDGLTGAYSAFVYSYAVEKPLSVGHKVAGYLPSLFWGFITLGRLLSIPISSRMKPATMVFINVVGVVVTFLVLLIFSYNVVFLFVGTASLGLFLSSTFPSMLAYTEDSLQYKGCATTVLVTGAGVGEMVLQMLVGSIFQAQGSYSFLVCGVIFGCLAFTFYILLLFFHRMHPGLPSVPTQDRSIAMENSECYQR
- the MFSD4A gene encoding major facilitator superfamily domain-containing protein 4A isoform X2; this encodes MGCDGRVSGLLRRNLQPTLTYWSVFFSFGLCIAFLGPTLLDLRCQTHSSLPQISWVFFSQQLCLLLGSALGGVFKRTLAQSLWALFTSSLAISLVFVVIPFCRDVKVLASVMALAGLAMGCIDTVANMQLVRMYQKDSAVFLQVLHFFVGFGALLSPLIADPFLSEANCLPANSTANTTSRGHLFHVSRVLAQHHVEAKPWSNQTFPGLTPKDGAGTRVSYAFWIMALINLPVPMAVLMLLSKERLLTCCPQRRPLLLSADELALETQPPEKEDASSLPPKFQSHPGHEDLFSCCQRKNLRGAPYSFFAIHITAALVLFMTDGLTGAYSAFVYSYAVEKPLSVGHKVAGYLPSLFWGFITLGRLLSIPISSRMKPATMVFINVVGVVVTFLVLLIFSYNVVFLFVGTASLGLFLSSTFPSMLAYTEDSLQYKGCATTVLVTGAGVGEMVLQMLVGSIFQAQGSYSFLVCGVIFGCLAFTFYILLLFFHRMHPGLPSVPTQDRSIAMENSECYQR
- the MFSD4A gene encoding major facilitator superfamily domain-containing protein 4A isoform X3 → MGCDGRVSGLLRRNLQPTLTYWSVFFSFGLCIAFLGPTLLDLRCQTHSSLPQISWVFFSQQLCLLLGSALGGVFKRTLAQSLWALFTSSLAISLVFVVIPFCRDVKVLASVMALAGLAMGCIDTVANMQLVRMYQKDSAVFLQLPVPMAVLMLLSKERLLTCCPQRRPLLLSADELALETQPPEKEDASSLPPKFQSHPGHEDLFSCCQRKNLRGAPYSFFAIHITAALVLFMTDGLTGAYSAFVYSYAVEKPLSVGHKVAGYLPSLFWGFITLGRLLSIPISSRMKPATMVFINVVGVVVTFLVLLIFSYNVVFLFVGTASLGLFLSSTFPSMLAYTEDSLQYKGCATTVLVTGAGVGEMVLQMLVGSIFQAQGSYSFLVCGVIFGCLAFTFYILLLFFHRMHPGLPSVPTQDRSIAMENSECYQR